The genomic DNA CTCACCGTCGAGCCGGGCCGGGCCATCGCCGGGCTCGCGGGCGTGACGCTCTACGAGATCGGCACGATCAAGGACGTCGAGGGGCTGCGGACCTACGTCAGCGTCGACGGAGGCATGAGCGACAACATCCGCACCGCGCTCTACGGCGCCGAGTACACCGCGCGCCTGGCCTCGCGGGAGAGCCTCGCCGAGCCCATGCTCTCGCGCCTGGTGGGCAAGCACTGCGAGAGCGGCGACATGGTGGTCCGCGACCTGTGGCTGCCGCAGGACCTGGCCACCGGTGACCTGATCGCCGTCGCGGGCACCGGCGCCTACTGCCGCTCGCTCGCCAACAACTACAACTACCTTCCCAGGCCCGCCGTGGTCGCGGTCAAGGACGGGGTGTCCCGCGTGATCGTCCGCAGGGAGACCGAGGACGATCTACTGAGGGGACAACTGTGAAACGACCCGAAACCGCGGGCCGCCGGGTGGGCGTGGCGAACGAGCAGGGGAGGGCGGCCGGATGGCGCTGAGAGTCGCTCTCCTCGGCTGCGGCGTCGTCGGGTCCCAGGTGATCCGGCTGATGCGTGAGCAGGCCGACGACCTCGCCGCGAGGGTCGGGGCCCCGCTGGAGCTCGCCGGGGTCGCCGTGCGGAGGCTGGGCCGTAAACGGGACACCGACGTGGACCCGGAGCTGCTGACCACCGACGCCGAGGCCCTGGTCACCCGCGACGACGTGGACATCGTCGTCGAGGTGATCGGTGGCATCGAGCCCGCCAGGTCGCTCATCCTGGCCGCCATGAACAGCGGCAAGTCGGTCGTCACGGCCAACAAGGCGCTGCTCGCCGAGGACGGCGCGACCATCCACGGCGCGGCCAGGAACAACGGCGCGGACCTGTACTTCGAGGCGGCCGTCGCGGGGGCCATCCCGCTGATCCGGCCGCTGCGCGAGTCGCTGGCCGGCGACGACGTGCACCGCGTGCTGGGCATCGTCAACGGCACCACCAACTACATCCTCGACAAGATGGACGGCAGCGGGGCGTCCTTCTCCGACGCGCTGGAGGAGGCCCAGGCCCTGGGATACGCCGAGGCCGATCCCACGGCCGACGTGGAGGGCTTCGACGCCGCGGCCAAGGCCGCGATCCTCGCCGGGATCGCCTTTCACAGCCGGGTGACCGCCTCCGACGTGCACCGCGAGGGCATCACCGAGATCACCGCGACCGACGTGGCCAGCGCCAAGGCGATGGGATACGTCATCAAGCT from Streptosporangium sp. NBC_01756 includes the following:
- a CDS encoding homoserine dehydrogenase yields the protein MALRVALLGCGVVGSQVIRLMREQADDLAARVGAPLELAGVAVRRLGRKRDTDVDPELLTTDAEALVTRDDVDIVVEVIGGIEPARSLILAAMNSGKSVVTANKALLAEDGATIHGAARNNGADLYFEAAVAGAIPLIRPLRESLAGDDVHRVLGIVNGTTNYILDKMDGSGASFSDALEEAQALGYAEADPTADVEGFDAAAKAAILAGIAFHSRVTASDVHREGITEITATDVASAKAMGYVIKLLAICARSDDGRSFGVRVHPAMIPRTHPLAGVREAYNAVFVEARSAGQLMFYGAGAGGAPTASAVLGDLVAVARNRLAGTRGPEESTYADLSVHPMGETVTRYHVSLDVADKPGVLARVADMFAKQDVSIQTVRQEGHGDDAQLVLVTHRASDAALSATIEGLREMDSVRDVVSVMRVEGEDAS